TTCAGGCCTTTATCCTCAAGCGGGCGGTATACCTTGTATTCGTGCTTTTCGCTACCGTGGTCGTCACGGTGGGCCTCTTGGGGCCTACATTCGACAAGGTGCTGGCCGGCGTTATCCGAGACCACTGCACAGAAGACGTCAACATGAATCCAAAACTATCAAAGCTGCCTCCAATTGAACGCAATAAACTAATCGCAGACTGTGATCGTACTCAGACTGTTTCACAGGGAATCGACCAGCCATGGTACTCGCCAAACCGGCTCTACAACACGGTCGAGAAAGTCATGTTTTTGGACCTGGGAAGGACGGCAAACACCTACCAGGGGGGCGCTGGAACGCATGACATCCATGACCTCATAATGGAACGTCTGCCAAGAACAGTACTTCTCTTTGGCAGCGCCACGGTAATCGTATCTGTCATTGGAATCTATCTTGGCACGCACGTGGCTGGCAGGGAAGGCTCGATAAGCGACAAGGCAGTCTCCGCGGTGACAGTCGCGAGCAGCAGCTTCCCGACCTGGTGGGTAGGGATGCTCATGATCCTGGCTTTTGCCTTTGCGCTCAGGGTATTCCCGGCGCAGTCGCTGATACAGACGTCTCCCACTGATCCGATGTACGTGCCCGACCTGCTTTACCACATGGCCCTGCCGCTCATTACGCTTGTGATAATCGGGTTTGGTGCCTGGGCGTATTCAGTGCGCTATTTTGTCCTCCTTGTGCTTGGCGAAGACTTTATCCGAGCCAAGCGGACCGCAGGCGTGCCGGAGCGCAGAGTGCTCTATTCCCATGCACTGAGAAATGCGGCGCCTCCAATTCTCACTTCCGTGGCACTGAGTCTTGCCGCATCGTTTGGAGGAGCAATCCTGGTCGAGACCGTGTTTAACTGGCCCGGCATGGGGATGCTCTACTACGAGGCAATCGGATACTTTGACATTCCGGTAATAGTCGGGCTGACATACGTGTCTACGGTCATTTTTGTGATAACCGTATTTGCAATAGACCTAGCATACGGCATCTTTGACCCCCGGCTCCGGCTCGCACAGGAGGGGCAGGCATAGTGTCGGAAAAACCGTCAGACAGGATACTTTCAAAAAGCGAGATTGTGTCTCGGCTCCTTCGTTCGAGGGCCGGCTTGGCGGGCGTCATCCTACTGCTGCTCCTTACTTTGATTTCTGTATATGCCGCAATCGCCGTGCCCCGCGAATCGTACGACCAGTGGAACAATCCAACCTTCTGGCAGGATTATCCCAAGACCGTGCCGCCTGCATGGACGGACCTGCCATTCCTTGGTAGTAGCGCCGCCAAGACTATAGTGCTCACGCGGTCCGACGCAACCGTAACCGAATCCCAAATGCAGGGTGGCAGGGCAGTCAGTTATTCTTGGAATGCGGGCTACTCATATGACTCATTTCCAAGCCGCTTCAGCCTTACCGCCAAGGCGGAATACTCAAAGCTCCCGCTAATCCAGCTGGACGTCACGAGACCCGACGGGCAGACATTTACACTTTACTATTCCGCGCTGCCATCAGTGCAGGGGACAGGCATGACCGTAACGGACGTGCGAATAGTCTCAACCGACAGCTCGATTTCGTCAAATCTGCAAAACTACGTTGGACAGTTTAGCTGCGACATAGACGTTGCCAAACCGCAGGTGATGATCTTTTCAGACGCCCACGACTGCAAAGTTCTCAAGGGCAATTATGTCTTCAAAGTCACAGCTTACTTTTTCTCGCCTTCCGACTCTATACGGGAAGTCGCGTTAATTTTTCCCGGCCAGGTCTTTGGCCTTATGGGTACCGATGACACAGGCAGAGACCTCTCTATCGGCATACTCTGGGGTGCGCCAGTGGCTCTGTTTATCGGGCTCTCGGTTGCGTTTGCCTCAACCTTCATTGGACTGTACTATGGCGTAATTTCCGGCTTTAAGGGTAGGTATGCGGACGAGGGCATGATGCGTATGAACGATATCTTTTACTCCCTTCCAGCGCTTCCGCTCCTGATTATCCTTTCAGTCACAGTCGGAAGAAGCATCTTTCTATTTGTCGGGTTTTTCATACTGTTTGGCTGGGTTCCAATTGCGAAAATAGCCCGCAGCCTGGCACTTCAGATAACCAAGCTCCAGTACGTCGAGGCAGCAAAACTGATGGGTGAAACTGACCTGAGAATAATTAGAAGGCATGTAATACCGCAATTGATTCCGATTGCTTTTGCGACCATCGCTGTCGCCGTTCCAAGCGCGATACTCGCAGAGGCTGCCCTCAGCTTTTTGGGCCTTGGCGATCCGTCAATCCCCACTTGGGGCCGCATACTGCACGATGCAAACTCTGCGGCGGCAGTCCAGCGCGGGATCTGGTGGTGGGCCCTCATCCCAGGCTTTATGATTGCGCTAACAGGTACTGCCTTTGTGCTAATTGGAAATACTCTGAACTCGATCGTGAACCCGCGCTCGAGGCGGCAGACAAAGGTCGTATGAATTTTCGGATGCCTCAGTTCTCATAATCTTCATCACACTTGAGTTGATGATATCAGCCGGCTCTTCCTACACTTCATCAGCATCCGGCGCGACAAATATTGTGGCGCTTGTATAACCTTTAGCCCTTGACCCGGACTATCTTTATCCTGTCAAGGACCTTCCAGTACTCGACTTCTCGGCCGTTGACATCCCCTTGAAGTTTCTCCTTTATCTCATCGTCAACCGCGGTGGTTTCAAACGTGTCAAACGTTTCGAGGTCCTGAATCATAAGCACTTCGCCCTGCTTTGAAATAATCTGCCCATTGCGCTTGTCGATCAGGGGGACATCGACCTTGGTGGAGACAGGACCGACAAACGGGTGGGGCCTTCCATCGAAAACACCTACTGCAGTAATTCGTGCCTTGGCTGACCCGTGTTTTCCCGGCTTGCTGTGATCGTACGACACTATCCTGCACGGCTCGCCATCCACAATTATGTAGGAACCGATTTTGAGAGCGCCCAAGTCCATCGGCTTGCTCATAAGTTCAAAGGGCTAAAGAATAAGGAGTACTAATAACCATTTCGCCGTCTCGGCGTGGATTGTTTTCCGCAGGTTCCTAATGGTAATTGCAATAGCCGGGTCAGAATTTTTTTTCTTGAAACTCAGCAATAGGCTTCCGGAAAGGAAGCCAGCTGACTTCAACTCTAACTCTTCATCATTCCCTTCGACTTGTGTAATTCTCCAAGTATAAAGGCTCAGACGCTGATTCGGCAGCATGTCTACATAATTGACCGGTCCGGCAGGCTGGAGTTACTTGAGTTTCTCCAGGATTGAAAAGCTCACGAGGTTTGTGAGAGCGATTCCCTTCCTTGCAACCTCGCGCCGGGTGCGCTCACAGTACTTCTGGTCGGTTTGGTGGCTGCTGGCCCCCTCAACCTCTAGCATGACCAGGTTGCGTGAATAGGGGAACGTGAACCTCGGTTTTTCGGCCGAAACCAGCTGCATCTGGGCAAGGCTTGCCCTCTTGACCCTGTCCCTCCTAGCGATAATGTTCGCGAGCTCGCTTACTTCCGAGTCCGCACCCGTGTACTTTGTAAAGTAGAGAGAAACATAGTTCAAGTGTATGCCGCTACGCTCGAATAACGGAGTGTCCAAGCTGAACATGAATGAAAGCCTATCCATTTCATTTGTTGCAATGTCGTCTAGTACCCCTGACATGTCCCTGAAGGAAGCAACGATGTAATTGTTCGCCCTGTTCGGAAAGTAGGGCGTGCTCTCATCCGCAAAGGTGGCCGCAGCAAAGTATGCATCTACTATATTGTCGCTCTTTTTCCAGCCTTCGACAAGGGCGCCGGATTGCTTTCCATGAGGCGTACAGGCATAGCCCTGAATATCCGCCTGCTGTCCCGCATCCACTACAGACAATGCATAATGGTGGGTAAATATATACTGTTTGCCCGCAACGTTATCTAAAAATCAACAATAAACTTTATTTTATGTAAGATTTAGAGAATAAATTACCCACTTTTTAGAGTGATTTTGCCGGCCCGGAGAGAGGCTTGGTGTCCGCCTGGGGAAAGGGAGAGCATGCGCTCGGCGTAAAGCGGGAGCCATTGGAAATCGCTACAGCCTCTCGAACACATTCGACCGAATCGCACCGGAGCCTGTCTATTCGATCTCCAAAAATAATGCGTCTGCCCCTGTGCGGAAACCCGGCCGGGTGCTGGTTCGGTGATATCCATACGCGATGCCATTGTTGCTGACCGAATCTATGCTTGTGGCCGGGTGCTCCATCTCGCTATCCGCCCCACTTCCATCCAATTCACTCGAAAAAGGAGGTGCTCTGGCTGGAGCGTTAAGCGCTATTCCTCGAACACTGGTGCAGTATCCACAGACTTGGACGACATAGCAATATCCCAAAGTGCAGAACTTGCGGCCCCGGCGAGCTTGGCTCGGTAGTAGGGCATCAGGCTGTATCCGACCATGGCCGACACAAGACCAACGGGGTCGGCCAGCCCTGCCTTGACCGCCGCGCGTACGGCGTCAAGGGCGGTGAGATTGAGATCAAGCCTGGCCGTGTGCTCTCTTAGCTGCTGATGGCCTCTAAAGGAACGCAGAACCTGCGACGCGAAATCCCTTATTGTTGATGCGGGACTAAAGTACACGACCGCCTCGTCGTTGTACTCAAGCGCCATCCCAAGCTCGATTGCCTTGCACTGCAGGTAGAGGTCTATCGCAATCAGGTTCTCTGGAATTCGAATTCGTTCTGCCGCTTCCGTGGAAATTGCAAGCGCCCTGCCCATAACGGTGTACTTTGAGATCTCATTAGATCTTCGGACATGGCGAAGCCAGTCTGAAATAAAGGCCGATGCCCTGGCTGCAATCGAGTCCACCTGAACAGGCTCCGGCCGGGATGCACAAATGTGGACAACACGCCCGTCAGCCCGGTGCCTCTTGCCAACTCTCGATGCAAGTTGAGCCGTACAATCACGGCTCGGTATAACGTCGGCGTCGTAAAGTACCAAAGCTTCTGTTCCAGAAGTGGATTCTGCGGCAATCCTGCATGCGCCATCAAATATCTCGTTCCATGCTGCAGCAGCGCCCCTTCTCTCACAATGATGAAGGAAAATTACGTCCAAGCTCGAGACTCTGGCAAATTTCTCAACCAGATTTGGCGTATTGTCAGTCGAGTCGTCGGATATGATGACAGCCGATATGCAAGACGATTGTTTTTCAAGAGATCGCAGAAAGTGAAGTATGTTCTTCTCCTCGTTAAAGCATGGTACGCCTACGATCACAGGGGTTTGCATTACTGTCTCTTCGGTTCCGAGAAGCTACTGAATGATCGTTATTTTATGAATTTTGTGCCTCTATATCAGATTAACAAACCGGAACAACATATTCATAGTGCAAATGCTGTAGAGTTCAGGTTGATGCAGGGAGCCGCGGGGCCTCGCGCCGGTTCTGAAAGTGATTCTAGAGCGATCCTTGCATCTGCAGGTCTTATGCCGCAGCACCTCATCGCTCCGGTGTTTGTAGCCGGGGCGAAGGCAACGGCCTTTGGCGCTAATTCCATGCCCGGGGTCAAGATTTGCAGCCTCGATGAAGTTGCAAGTCATGCAGGCTCGCTGCTCGACGCCGGGATATCATCGATAATTCTGTTTGGGATCCCTTTAATGCGGACACCGACTGGGAGCAATGCAAGTCAGTCAGATGGAGTCGTACAGACAGCAATCCGGCTGATTCGCTCTTTGCTGGGTCGGTCAATCGAAATAATTACCGATGTCTGCGTTTGCCAGTACAGCGATTGCGGCCACTGCGGGCTAGAAATGCATCAACCGTCTTCAAATCCATCTGGCAATATGAGAGCCGCGCTGCGCAGGGATAACCTTCCGAGAATTGACAACGACGCCACCCTCCGGGTTCTCTCTGAAATCGCCCTTAGCCATGCAGTTGCTGGTGCCGATGTCGTGGCACCATCCTCGATGATGGACGGGCAGGTATGGGCCATACGTGAAAAATTAAGGGAAAACGGCCTGAAGACCAAGATACTGTCATACTCGGCAAAGCACGCATCATCGCTCTATGCGCCCTTCCGGTCAGCGACCTTTGCACCCAAGGCAGGCTCGCTGAGCACGGGACTCGACAAGGCCTCGTACCAGGTTTCATACGCAACTCCTCGGCAGGTGGTCCGCGAGGTCCTTACCGATATCGAGGAAGGTGCGGACATGGTCATGATAAAGCCCGCACTCTGCTATCTCGATCTAGTTGCCCGGGCT
The Nitrososphaera sp. DNA segment above includes these coding regions:
- a CDS encoding translation initiation factor IF-5A — translated: MSKPMDLGALKIGSYIIVDGEPCRIVSYDHSKPGKHGSAKARITAVGVFDGRPHPFVGPVSTKVDVPLIDKRNGQIISKQGEVLMIQDLETFDTFETTAVDDEIKEKLQGDVNGREVEYWKVLDRIKIVRVKG
- the hemB gene encoding porphobilinogen synthase: MQGAAGPRAGSESDSRAILASAGLMPQHLIAPVFVAGAKATAFGANSMPGVKICSLDEVASHAGSLLDAGISSIILFGIPLMRTPTGSNASQSDGVVQTAIRLIRSLLGRSIEIITDVCVCQYSDCGHCGLEMHQPSSNPSGNMRAALRRDNLPRIDNDATLRVLSEIALSHAVAGADVVAPSSMMDGQVWAIREKLRENGLKTKILSYSAKHASSLYAPFRSATFAPKAGSLSTGLDKASYQVSYATPRQVVREVLTDIEEGADMVMIKPALCYLDLVARAKEISSVPLVVQNVSGEYSMIMAAADAELIDEEEWKVISIASMKRAGADRIISYFSEDIVRYLH
- a CDS encoding ABC transporter permease; amino-acid sequence: MSEKPSDRILSKSEIVSRLLRSRAGLAGVILLLLLTLISVYAAIAVPRESYDQWNNPTFWQDYPKTVPPAWTDLPFLGSSAAKTIVLTRSDATVTESQMQGGRAVSYSWNAGYSYDSFPSRFSLTAKAEYSKLPLIQLDVTRPDGQTFTLYYSALPSVQGTGMTVTDVRIVSTDSSISSNLQNYVGQFSCDIDVAKPQVMIFSDAHDCKVLKGNYVFKVTAYFFSPSDSIREVALIFPGQVFGLMGTDDTGRDLSIGILWGAPVALFIGLSVAFASTFIGLYYGVISGFKGRYADEGMMRMNDIFYSLPALPLLIILSVTVGRSIFLFVGFFILFGWVPIAKIARSLALQITKLQYVEAAKLMGETDLRIIRRHVIPQLIPIAFATIAVAVPSAILAEAALSFLGLGDPSIPTWGRILHDANSAAAVQRGIWWWALIPGFMIALTGTAFVLIGNTLNSIVNPRSRRQTKVV
- a CDS encoding ABC transporter permease → MKGLQAFILKRAVYLVFVLFATVVVTVGLLGPTFDKVLAGVIRDHCTEDVNMNPKLSKLPPIERNKLIADCDRTQTVSQGIDQPWYSPNRLYNTVEKVMFLDLGRTANTYQGGAGTHDIHDLIMERLPRTVLLFGSATVIVSVIGIYLGTHVAGREGSISDKAVSAVTVASSSFPTWWVGMLMILAFAFALRVFPAQSLIQTSPTDPMYVPDLLYHMALPLITLVIIGFGAWAYSVRYFVLLVLGEDFIRAKRTAGVPERRVLYSHALRNAAPPILTSVALSLAASFGGAILVETVFNWPGMGMLYYEAIGYFDIPVIVGLTYVSTVIFVITVFAIDLAYGIFDPRLRLAQEGQA
- a CDS encoding glycosyltransferase family 2 protein, with translation MQTPVIVGVPCFNEEKNILHFLRSLEKQSSCISAVIISDDSTDNTPNLVEKFARVSSLDVIFLHHCERRGAAAAWNEIFDGACRIAAESTSGTEALVLYDADVIPSRDCTAQLASRVGKRHRADGRVVHICASRPEPVQVDSIAARASAFISDWLRHVRRSNEISKYTVMGRALAISTEAAERIRIPENLIAIDLYLQCKAIELGMALEYNDEAVVYFSPASTIRDFASQVLRSFRGHQQLREHTARLDLNLTALDAVRAAVKAGLADPVGLVSAMVGYSLMPYYRAKLAGAASSALWDIAMSSKSVDTAPVFEE